The Kitasatospora setae KM-6054 genome contains a region encoding:
- a CDS encoding phosphatase PAP2 family protein, translating to MTRRHLTRPRAADPRAADLRLGERLLAAVAAFAVAAVPAALLLVLVEANWAPLHRLDAGAARRLHAVVREHPAVLAVLRVLSDRVWDPTTMRLLVAAAVAWLLWRRAWRLAVWAAATVTASGLLGWAVKAAVARARPALPDPVAHAPGFSFPSGHAMTAATCAAVLLLAASPALRPAWRLAARTVAGLSVLGVGFTRVALGVHWVSDVLGGWLLGLALVAATARAFEGWRRDTGRPVPPPFADGLEPELAPGGPARPEG from the coding sequence ATGACCCGCCGCCACCTCACCCGTCCGCGTGCCGCCGACCCGCGCGCCGCCGACCTGCGCCTGGGCGAGCGCCTGCTCGCCGCCGTCGCCGCGTTCGCGGTGGCCGCGGTGCCGGCCGCGCTGCTGCTGGTGCTGGTCGAGGCCAACTGGGCGCCGCTGCACCGGCTCGACGCCGGGGCCGCCCGGCGGCTGCACGCGGTGGTGCGCGAGCACCCGGCCGTGCTGGCGGTGCTGCGCGTCCTCAGCGACCGGGTCTGGGACCCGACGACGATGCGGCTGCTGGTCGCGGCGGCCGTCGCCTGGCTGCTGTGGCGGCGGGCCTGGCGGCTGGCGGTGTGGGCGGCCGCCACGGTGACCGCCTCCGGGCTGCTCGGCTGGGCGGTGAAGGCGGCCGTCGCCCGGGCCCGGCCCGCGCTGCCCGACCCGGTCGCGCACGCTCCCGGGTTCTCCTTCCCGTCCGGGCACGCGATGACGGCGGCGACCTGCGCCGCGGTGCTGCTGCTGGCGGCCTCCCCGGCGCTGCGGCCGGCGTGGCGCCTGGCGGCCCGGACGGTGGCCGGGCTGAGCGTGCTGGGCGTCGGGTTCACCCGGGTCGCGCTGGGCGTGCACTGGGTCAGCGACGTGCTGGGCGGCTGGCTGCTGGGTCTCGCCCTGGTGGCCGCCACCGCGCGGGCGTTCGAGGGCTGGCGGCGCGACACCGGGCGTCCCGTCCCGCCGCCGTTCGCGGACGGCCTGGAGCCCGAGCTGGCCCCGGGCGGACCGGCCCGCCCGGAGGGGTAG
- a CDS encoding STAS domain-containing protein, whose product MSDRVPVLKIGQVLLVSIQVDLEDQVVLDLQDDLAERIVATGANGVVIDITALEIVDSFVGRMLANTAAISRMLDAETVVVGMRPAVAITLVELGLSLGGVRTALTLEKGLALLERDRTARTGRP is encoded by the coding sequence GTGAGCGACCGCGTTCCGGTGCTGAAGATCGGCCAGGTGCTGCTGGTGTCCATCCAGGTCGACCTGGAGGACCAGGTCGTCCTGGACCTCCAGGACGACCTGGCCGAGCGGATCGTGGCCACCGGCGCGAACGGGGTGGTCATCGACATCACGGCGCTGGAGATCGTCGACTCCTTCGTCGGCCGGATGCTGGCCAACACGGCGGCGATCTCGCGGATGCTGGACGCCGAGACGGTGGTCGTCGGGATGCGGCCGGCGGTCGCCATCACCCTGGTCGAACTGGGCCTCTCGCTGGGCGGGGTGCGCACCGCGCTCACCCTGGAGAAGGGCCTGGCGCTGCTGGAGCGGGACCGTACCGCGCGTACGGGCCGGCCGTGA
- a CDS encoding STAS domain-containing protein, whose product MAVEQASERLVELLTRDDAVQDQWVNAVAAALGARISRAELERELSDLYQALLQALDKGGLDWQGEAYSEVRALLVELSRSRARYGFTPTETAVSVFACKDVLEPTSISTPEDITAYLQLTRLLDALGLFTIEAYARTREEIISAQAEQLLELSTPVVKLWEDVVAVPLVGTLDSARTQVVMEKLLQSLVDSGSEHAIIDITGVPAVDTEVAQHLLKTVVAARLMGAECTISGIRPQIAQTLVALGVQFGDIVTKATLADALRHVLQLSGAQAPAGGAR is encoded by the coding sequence ATGGCGGTGGAGCAAGCGTCCGAGCGGCTCGTGGAGCTGCTGACCCGGGACGACGCGGTGCAGGACCAGTGGGTGAACGCCGTGGCGGCGGCCCTCGGCGCGCGGATCAGCCGGGCCGAACTGGAGCGCGAGCTGTCGGACCTCTACCAGGCGCTGCTCCAGGCGCTGGACAAGGGCGGGCTGGACTGGCAGGGCGAGGCGTACTCGGAGGTGCGCGCCCTGCTGGTGGAGCTCTCCCGCAGCCGGGCCCGGTACGGTTTCACCCCCACCGAGACGGCCGTCAGCGTGTTCGCCTGCAAGGACGTGCTGGAGCCGACGTCGATCAGCACCCCCGAGGACATCACGGCGTACCTGCAGCTGACCCGGCTGCTGGACGCGCTGGGCCTGTTCACCATCGAGGCGTACGCCCGCACCCGGGAGGAGATCATCAGCGCGCAGGCCGAGCAGCTGCTCGAACTGTCCACGCCGGTGGTCAAGCTCTGGGAGGACGTGGTGGCGGTGCCGCTGGTCGGCACGCTGGACTCGGCCCGCACCCAGGTGGTGATGGAGAAGCTGCTGCAGAGCCTGGTGGACTCCGGCTCCGAGCACGCCATCATCGACATCACCGGTGTGCCCGCCGTGGACACCGAGGTCGCCCAGCACCTGCTGAAGACCGTGGTCGCGGCCCGGCTGATGGGCGCGGAGTGCACCATCTCGGGCATCCGCCCGCAGATCGCGCAGACCCTGGTCGCGCTCGGCGTGCAGTTCGGCGACATCGTCACCAAGGCCACCCTGGCCGACGCGCTGCGCCACGTGCTGCAGCTCAGCGGCGCGCAGGCGCCCGCGGGCGGTGCCCGGTGA
- a CDS encoding phosphatase PAP2 family protein, with protein sequence MTRTKRRAPLLGALAAATVQGLLLFAMGVLVTHPPGGWWDPREETLVRRLAEHRTPALTTLSSWLSGLAFTPAIVAVTAAAAALLLLRRRPRPAALLAGAVALQATLFVTAAHLVGRARPDVLRLDGALPTSSFPSGHVGAATALYGGLGLLALRAPRGRWRVPLCALAWTVPVLVAASRLYRGMHHPSDVLAGALNGAAALWVVWRALPPRAPRTPARHPARTDAPARADAPPTALVYNPLAVDDALLERLSAVLVAHGHRPPSRLPGDPDDCGRAAAERALADGARLVAACGGDGTVTACAEALAGTGATLAVVPCGTGNLLARNLGLPVEPVAALAAALDGRTRRIDLIRAEGDGLPARAAATMAGMGLDAAVMADTAPALKRRLGWPAYLLAAVRHLADRRFAVTVRVDDAPPLRRRVRTAVVGNVGRLQGGVRLLPAARPDDGVLDLVLIGPHGFLGWWRTLLSLLTGKPPAGPDAPLEHHRGHRIELTATRPRPRECDGDPVGPGRTLVLTARPAALLVRVPGPAGPEPAAGARTAGTEPAAGARTARTEAA encoded by the coding sequence ATGACGAGGACGAAGAGACGGGCGCCGCTGCTCGGCGCGCTGGCCGCGGCGACCGTCCAGGGGCTGCTGCTGTTCGCGATGGGCGTGCTGGTCACCCACCCGCCGGGCGGGTGGTGGGACCCGCGCGAGGAGACGCTGGTCCGCCGGCTGGCCGAGCACCGCACCCCGGCGCTGACCACCCTCAGCTCCTGGCTGTCGGGGCTCGCGTTCACCCCGGCGATCGTGGCCGTCACCGCGGCCGCCGCCGCCCTGCTGCTGCTCCGGCGCCGCCCGCGCCCCGCCGCGCTGCTCGCCGGCGCGGTGGCCCTGCAGGCGACGCTGTTCGTGACGGCCGCCCACCTGGTGGGCCGGGCCCGCCCGGACGTCCTCCGGCTGGACGGCGCGCTGCCCACCTCCAGCTTCCCCTCCGGCCACGTCGGGGCGGCCACCGCCCTGTACGGCGGCCTGGGCCTGCTCGCGCTGCGCGCGCCGCGCGGACGGTGGCGGGTGCCGCTGTGCGCACTGGCCTGGACGGTGCCGGTGCTGGTCGCGGCCAGCCGGCTGTACCGGGGCATGCACCACCCCAGCGACGTGCTGGCCGGCGCGCTGAACGGCGCCGCCGCCCTCTGGGTGGTCTGGCGCGCGCTGCCCCCGCGCGCACCCCGCACCCCCGCCCGCCACCCGGCCAGGACCGACGCGCCAGCCCGCGCCGACGCGCCGCCGACCGCGCTGGTCTACAACCCGCTCGCCGTCGACGACGCCCTGCTTGAACGGCTCTCCGCCGTCCTCGTCGCCCACGGCCACCGGCCCCCCAGCCGCCTCCCCGGCGACCCGGACGACTGCGGCCGGGCCGCCGCCGAACGCGCCCTCGCCGACGGCGCCCGGCTGGTCGCCGCCTGCGGCGGCGACGGCACCGTCACCGCCTGCGCCGAGGCCCTGGCCGGCACCGGCGCCACCCTCGCGGTCGTCCCCTGCGGCACCGGCAACCTGCTGGCCCGCAACCTCGGCCTGCCCGTCGAACCGGTGGCCGCGCTCGCCGCCGCCCTGGACGGCCGCACCCGCCGGATCGACCTGATCCGCGCCGAAGGCGACGGCCTGCCCGCCCGGGCCGCCGCCACGATGGCCGGGATGGGGCTGGACGCCGCCGTGATGGCCGACACCGCCCCCGCCCTCAAACGCCGCCTCGGCTGGCCCGCGTACCTGCTGGCCGCCGTCCGCCACCTCGCCGACCGGCGCTTCGCCGTGACCGTCCGGGTGGACGACGCCCCGCCGCTGCGCCGCCGGGTGCGGACGGCCGTCGTCGGCAACGTCGGCCGCCTCCAGGGCGGGGTGCGGCTGCTGCCCGCCGCCAGGCCCGACGACGGGGTGCTCGACCTGGTCCTGATCGGGCCGCACGGGTTCCTCGGCTGGTGGCGGACACTGCTCTCGCTCCTCACCGGCAAACCCCCGGCGGGCCCGGACGCCCCGTTGGAGCACCACCGCGGCCACCGCATCGAACTGACCGCCACCCGCCCCCGCCCCCGCGAGTGCGACGGCGACCCGGTCGGCCCGGGCCGGACCCTGGTCCTCACCGCCCGCCCGGCGGCCCTGCTGGTCCGCGTCCCCGGCCCCGCCGGGCCGGAACCGGCTGCCGGTGCGCGGACGGCCGGGACGGAACCCGCCGCCGGTGCGCGGACGGCCCGGACGGAGGCGGCCTGA
- a CDS encoding SpoIIE family protein phosphatase, with amino-acid sequence MVTPTSPDAGPATVLVLDDNDTTRYVVGSWLRRSGHTVVEAVDGAQALALLERSPATELPELAVVDISLPDMTGFEVCERIKGAPRTAALPVVHISATAIEASDRTQGLHRGADAYLTEPIDPAELQATVTAVLRYTRARRRAERLAARVAALHRSTLALYGATDPDALAGSAALGAVRLGAARATAIALGPDRDTLHLAHHDPGLPDGPEVRLFEAPPVLLDLLAHHTLGDATGAGTALLDAEAWSAVLADHGLAGTGLPTGPVAVVTARTKPGRPPLAVVVDGDALAAPDERDLLPQLTQAAALALEAQRSQAEEHALALTLQRSFLPGRLPAVPGVELAVRYEPASARSEIGGDFYEAIDTPDGLLLAIGDVAGHSLEAAMAMGELRHALRAYAIEGHDPQTLLHRLDTLLTRLRPGLTATVCLVLIAPDRRSVRIANAGHLPPLLRLPDGSARYLSEHGILLGLNVPQPPTTEYPVPPGSTLLLVTDGLIEVPGEHLQTGLDTLRDAFADAPPELDRAGDLLLSAFARAQTDDIALLIARLD; translated from the coding sequence ATCGTGACCCCCACCAGCCCCGACGCCGGACCGGCGACCGTCCTGGTGCTCGACGACAACGACACCACCCGGTACGTCGTGGGCAGTTGGCTGCGCCGCTCCGGGCACACCGTCGTCGAGGCGGTCGACGGCGCGCAGGCACTGGCGCTGCTGGAGCGCTCGCCCGCCACCGAGCTGCCCGAACTGGCCGTGGTGGACATCAGCCTGCCGGACATGACGGGCTTCGAGGTGTGCGAGCGGATCAAGGGCGCCCCGCGCACCGCGGCGCTGCCCGTCGTCCACATCTCCGCCACCGCGATCGAGGCCAGCGACCGCACCCAGGGCCTGCACCGCGGCGCGGACGCCTACCTGACCGAGCCGATAGACCCGGCGGAGCTCCAGGCCACCGTCACCGCGGTGCTGCGCTACACCCGGGCCCGCCGGCGCGCCGAACGGCTGGCCGCCCGGGTCGCCGCCCTGCACCGCAGCACGCTCGCGCTGTACGGGGCCACCGACCCGGACGCGCTGGCCGGCTCGGCCGCGCTGGGCGCGGTCCGGCTGGGCGCCGCCCGGGCCACCGCGATCGCCCTCGGCCCGGACCGCGACACCCTGCACCTCGCCCACCACGACCCGGGCCTCCCGGACGGCCCGGAGGTCCGCCTGTTCGAAGCCCCGCCGGTCCTGCTCGACCTGCTCGCCCACCACACCCTGGGCGACGCCACCGGCGCCGGCACCGCCCTGCTGGACGCCGAGGCGTGGAGCGCCGTGCTGGCCGACCACGGGCTGGCCGGCACCGGGCTGCCGACCGGGCCGGTCGCCGTGGTGACGGCCCGCACCAAACCCGGTCGGCCCCCGCTGGCGGTGGTCGTCGACGGGGACGCGCTCGCCGCCCCGGACGAACGCGACCTGCTCCCCCAGCTCACCCAGGCCGCCGCGCTCGCCCTGGAGGCGCAGCGCAGCCAGGCCGAGGAGCACGCCCTCGCCCTCACCCTGCAGCGCAGCTTCCTGCCCGGCCGGCTGCCCGCCGTCCCCGGCGTCGAGCTCGCCGTGCGGTACGAGCCGGCCTCGGCCCGCAGTGAGATCGGCGGGGACTTCTACGAGGCCATCGACACCCCGGACGGGCTGCTGCTGGCGATCGGCGACGTGGCCGGCCACTCGCTGGAGGCCGCGATGGCGATGGGCGAGCTGCGGCACGCGCTGCGCGCCTACGCGATCGAGGGCCACGACCCGCAGACCCTGCTGCACCGGCTGGACACCCTGCTCACCCGGCTGCGCCCCGGCCTGACCGCGACGGTCTGCCTGGTGCTGATCGCCCCGGACCGGCGCAGCGTCCGGATCGCCAACGCCGGGCACCTGCCGCCGCTGCTCCGGCTCCCGGACGGCTCCGCCCGCTACCTGAGCGAGCACGGCATCCTGCTCGGCCTGAACGTGCCGCAGCCGCCGACCACCGAGTACCCGGTACCGCCCGGCAGCACCCTGCTGCTGGTCACCGACGGTCTGATCGAGGTGCCCGGCGAACACCTCCAGACCGGACTGGACACCCTGCGGGACGCCTTCGCCGACGCCCCGCCGGAGCTGGACCGGGCGGGCGACCTGCTGCTGTCCGCGTTCGCCCGGGCGCAGACCGACGACATCGCGCTGCTGATCGCCCGCCTGGACTGA
- a CDS encoding anti-sigma factor antagonist (This anti-anti-sigma factor, or anti-sigma factor antagonist, belongs to a family that includes characterized members SpoIIAA, RsbV, RsfA, and RsfB.) codes for MPEYDLTIDVRRHPVGATVVVLAGELDYHTAPRLHRAVERTAEALPLVLDLTLLRFCDSLGVAELIFAFRRTRAAGTSLALVGTTPDVGRLLAMTGLDRLLPRHESVDAALGALRPDG; via the coding sequence GTGCCCGAGTACGACCTGACCATCGACGTCCGCCGCCATCCCGTGGGGGCGACCGTCGTCGTGCTCGCGGGCGAGCTGGACTACCACACCGCGCCGCGCCTGCACCGCGCCGTGGAGCGGACCGCCGAGGCGCTGCCGCTGGTGCTGGACCTCACGCTGCTGAGGTTCTGCGACTCCCTCGGCGTCGCCGAGCTGATCTTCGCGTTCCGCCGCACCAGGGCCGCCGGCACCTCGCTCGCCCTGGTCGGCACCACCCCCGACGTCGGGCGGCTGCTCGCGATGACCGGCCTGGACCGGCTGCTGCCCCGGCACGAGAGCGTCGACGCCGCCCTCGGCGCGCTGCGCCCGGACGGCTGA
- a CDS encoding anti-sigma regulatory factor — protein MTGPRVEDEQRVPIGSNDDVVRARQTVRTYAQQCGLSLVDQTKLVTAASELARNTLVYGGGGLMRCATVRSGARVGVHAVFEDSGPGIPDLDLALTDGWTSGGGLGLGLSGARRLVDEFELHSEPGAGTKVSVTKWAR, from the coding sequence GTGACCGGCCCCCGGGTGGAGGACGAGCAGCGGGTGCCGATCGGGTCCAACGACGACGTGGTGCGGGCCCGGCAGACCGTCCGGACGTACGCCCAGCAGTGCGGGCTGTCGCTGGTCGACCAGACGAAGCTGGTCACCGCAGCCAGCGAGCTCGCCCGCAACACCCTGGTGTACGGCGGCGGCGGCCTGATGCGCTGCGCCACCGTGCGCAGCGGGGCGCGGGTGGGCGTGCACGCCGTGTTCGAGGACAGCGGGCCCGGCATCCCCGACCTGGACCTCGCCCTGACCGACGGCTGGACCTCCGGCGGCGGCCTGGGCCTGGGCCTGAGCGGGGCGCGCCGGCTGGTCGACGAGTTCGAGCTGCACAGCGAGCCGGGCGCCGGGACGAAGGTGTCGGTGACGAAGTGGGCCCGGTGA
- a CDS encoding hybrid sensor histidine kinase/response regulator: MNAPEFPAPTEQAVPPVHLETVPVGNERDTFGLRRGARAVADLLGVDGQDAVRLATALSELGRGLLGADRLAAAFDLVPGPPAALRVTLAWRGGHRLPAEALEASGRLLPTHHEYGGGSGLVRVEQRIGPVPGTLPDLAGLARDVLAGHTGHTGPSAREDSRSQTRDLIAALEHTRAQREELLRLNSELEETNRGVLALYSELSEELEETNRGVVALYAELDEKSRQLRDASEAKSRFWANVSHELRTPVNAVVGLAELLRTDADAPAEERARQLSLIADSGRTLLALVDELLDVAKAESGTLEPQWAPLDLRAVLSHLEGTLRGLARPGVALRIGPAPDGTEALLGDETMLVRVLRNLLSNALKFTEHGSVRLDAVVEPHPDGAPDLVLTVSDTGVGIPADQHERVFEEFYQVRGPHQRGRRGTGLGLPYARRLTEILGGTLHLDSVPGRGTSITVRLPVHPVPPAGARLALLVAVDDDPVFREVLRPVLHGIADRVLEVPDGAGALGAIRAARPDGVVLDLHLGPVDGYQVLAGLRADPALRQLPVVVLTSASLSAAELGRLSHARAVLPKSALDGGRIAAALSAPRPAVPRRPLPPEDGS; the protein is encoded by the coding sequence GTGAACGCCCCGGAGTTCCCCGCGCCGACCGAGCAGGCCGTCCCTCCGGTGCACCTGGAGACGGTGCCGGTGGGCAACGAACGGGACACCTTCGGGCTGCGCCGCGGCGCCCGGGCCGTCGCCGACCTGCTCGGCGTGGACGGCCAGGACGCCGTCCGGCTGGCCACCGCACTGAGCGAGCTCGGCCGCGGGCTGCTCGGCGCGGACCGGCTGGCCGCCGCGTTCGACCTGGTGCCGGGGCCGCCGGCCGCGCTGCGGGTGACGCTGGCCTGGCGGGGCGGCCACCGGCTGCCCGCGGAGGCGCTGGAGGCGTCCGGCCGGCTGCTGCCCACCCACCACGAGTACGGCGGCGGCAGCGGCCTGGTCCGGGTCGAGCAGCGGATAGGGCCGGTGCCCGGGACGCTCCCGGACCTGGCCGGGCTGGCCCGCGACGTGCTGGCCGGGCACACCGGCCACACCGGGCCCAGCGCCCGGGAGGACTCCAGGTCGCAGACCAGGGACCTGATCGCCGCGCTGGAGCACACCCGGGCCCAGCGGGAGGAACTGCTGCGGCTGAACAGCGAGTTGGAGGAGACCAACCGGGGCGTCCTGGCGCTGTACTCGGAGCTGTCGGAGGAGCTGGAGGAGACCAACCGGGGCGTGGTCGCGCTGTACGCCGAGCTGGACGAGAAGTCCCGGCAGCTGCGCGACGCCAGCGAGGCCAAGAGCCGGTTCTGGGCGAACGTCAGCCACGAGCTGCGCACCCCGGTCAACGCGGTGGTGGGCCTGGCCGAGCTGCTGCGCACCGACGCCGACGCCCCGGCCGAGGAGCGGGCCCGGCAGCTGTCGCTGATCGCCGACTCCGGCCGCACCCTGCTGGCCCTGGTGGACGAGCTGCTGGACGTCGCGAAGGCGGAGTCCGGCACCCTGGAACCGCAGTGGGCGCCGCTGGACCTGCGCGCCGTGCTCTCCCACCTGGAGGGCACCCTGCGCGGCCTGGCCCGCCCCGGCGTCGCGCTGCGGATCGGCCCGGCGCCGGACGGGACGGAGGCGCTGCTGGGCGACGAGACGATGCTGGTGCGGGTGCTGCGCAACCTGCTGTCGAACGCGCTGAAGTTCACCGAGCACGGCTCGGTGCGGCTGGACGCCGTGGTCGAGCCGCACCCGGACGGCGCGCCGGACCTGGTGCTGACCGTCTCCGACACCGGCGTCGGCATCCCGGCCGACCAGCACGAGCGGGTCTTCGAGGAGTTCTACCAGGTGCGGGGCCCGCACCAGCGGGGCCGCCGCGGTACCGGCCTCGGCCTGCCGTACGCCCGCCGGCTGACCGAGATCCTCGGCGGGACGCTGCACCTGGACAGCGTGCCGGGCCGGGGCACCTCGATCACCGTCCGGCTGCCCGTGCACCCCGTGCCGCCGGCCGGGGCGCGGCTCGCGCTGCTGGTGGCGGTCGACGACGACCCGGTGTTCCGGGAGGTGCTGCGCCCGGTGCTGCACGGGATCGCCGACCGGGTGCTGGAGGTCCCGGACGGCGCGGGCGCGCTCGGCGCGATCCGCGCGGCCCGGCCGGACGGGGTGGTCCTGGACCTGCACCTCGGCCCGGTCGACGGCTACCAGGTGCTGGCCGGGCTGCGGGCCGACCCCGCGCTGCGGCAGCTGCCGGTGGTCGTCCTGACCTCGGCCTCGCTGTCCGCCGCCGAGCTCGGCCGGCTGTCGCACGCCCGCGCCGTGCTGCCCAAGTCCGCCCTGGACGGCGGCCGGATCGCCGCCGCCCTGTCCGCCCCGCGTCCCGCCGTGCCCCGGCGGCCGCTCCCGCCCGAGGACGGATCGTGA
- a CDS encoding YihY/virulence factor BrkB family protein produces MGTASRVRPGSEHLSADEAVGTLRRREWWALARDAFVRFRYADGFSHARALAFQVVLALVPFTIAVVGLAGSLHGGPVGRLVAAVIERMVPEPSSDLVREVLDRGREHTGGTFALWFGALFALANLVTAMSQIERGANRIYGIERDRPFDRKYGRSLLMAAGAGLPLGAGFLVLVAGPQLAAAADEVFGLGPRTATAWTLLRWPVGVLLTLTSAAVIFRRAPRRRQPGYSWLAFGAGLYLVLWLAATWLLSLYLRLSGSFDAVYGPLSAVFSLLVWAYLTAIALFLGLSFAAQLEAVRTARPGPIRPDPLAPSEQGSEQGSEHESEQGSEPGEEDR; encoded by the coding sequence ATGGGGACCGCGAGCCGGGTCAGGCCCGGGTCCGAGCACCTGTCCGCCGACGAGGCGGTGGGCACCCTGCGGCGGCGGGAGTGGTGGGCACTGGCCCGGGACGCCTTCGTCAGGTTCCGGTACGCCGACGGGTTCAGCCACGCCCGCGCGCTGGCGTTCCAGGTGGTGCTGGCACTGGTGCCGTTCACGATCGCGGTGGTCGGCCTGGCCGGCTCGCTGCACGGCGGCCCGGTCGGGAGGCTGGTCGCGGCCGTGATCGAGCGGATGGTGCCGGAACCCAGCTCCGACCTGGTGCGGGAGGTGCTCGACCGGGGCCGGGAGCACACCGGCGGCACCTTCGCGCTCTGGTTCGGCGCCCTGTTCGCGCTCGCGAACCTGGTCACCGCGATGTCCCAGATCGAACGCGGGGCCAACCGCATCTACGGCATCGAACGGGACCGGCCGTTCGACCGCAAGTACGGGCGCAGCCTGCTGATGGCGGCGGGCGCCGGACTGCCGCTCGGGGCCGGCTTCCTGGTGCTGGTCGCCGGGCCGCAGCTCGCCGCGGCCGCCGACGAGGTGTTCGGGCTGGGCCCGCGCACCGCCACGGCCTGGACCCTGCTCCGCTGGCCGGTCGGCGTGCTGCTCACCCTGACCTCGGCGGCCGTGATCTTCCGGCGGGCCCCGCGCCGCCGCCAACCCGGCTACAGCTGGCTGGCGTTCGGCGCCGGCCTCTACCTGGTGCTGTGGCTGGCGGCGACCTGGCTGCTGAGCCTCTACCTCCGCCTGAGCGGTTCGTTCGACGCCGTGTACGGCCCGCTCAGCGCCGTGTTCTCGCTGCTGGTGTGGGCCTACCTGACCGCGATCGCGCTGTTCCTCGGCCTGTCCTTCGCGGCCCAGCTGGAGGCCGTCCGGACGGCCCGGCCCGGTCCGATCCGGCCCGATCCGCTGGCCCCGTCCGAGCAAGGCTCCGAGCAGGGCTCCGAGCACGAGTCCGAGCAGGGCTCCGAGCCGGGGGAGGAGGACCGATGA
- a CDS encoding ATP-binding SpoIIE family protein phosphatase → MGPVTPPAAPAVALGEDTVWLRHSDSLPAAARNAARQLAHRIGLLPERAAEVALAVSEAATNLRRHAVDGAMVLRVVRTDAEAALEFLTVDSGPGMADVPAALADGYSSGPTLGIGLGAVSRLADAFDLHSLPGRGTVLAARFWNRTPSGRAAAAAGEPVAAGLTRPMSGQELCGDAWAVRPAGGPPPPAADRRPVAAAHLDWAVLTNRAPRTHSPAGPRTEAARTEATSTGAGPAGGDGRRGGGGAGDGAFLLMFCDGLGHGPLAARAAAEAVAAFHRTSAHRPEEVLAELHRALRSGRGGAVAVALVEPAEARLVFCGVGNVSAFVVDPVGGTRRALPSSPGIVGHQLPTAHIVRQQLAPGSAVVLHSDGLTDRWRAPDVPGLFSHLPVTAAALLLREAGVRRDDAGVLVAKGAW, encoded by the coding sequence GTGGGCCCGGTGACCCCCCCGGCGGCCCCCGCGGTCGCCCTCGGCGAGGACACCGTGTGGCTGCGCCACTCGGACTCGCTGCCCGCCGCCGCCCGCAACGCGGCCCGCCAGCTCGCGCACCGGATCGGCCTGCTGCCCGAGCGGGCCGCCGAGGTGGCGCTCGCCGTCAGCGAGGCCGCCACCAACCTGCGCCGGCACGCCGTGGACGGCGCGATGGTGCTGCGGGTGGTGCGCACCGACGCCGAGGCGGCGCTGGAGTTCCTCACCGTGGACAGCGGGCCGGGGATGGCGGACGTGCCCGCCGCGCTGGCCGACGGCTACTCCTCCGGTCCGACCCTGGGCATCGGCCTGGGCGCGGTCTCCCGGCTCGCCGACGCCTTCGACCTGCACTCGCTGCCGGGCCGGGGCACCGTGCTGGCCGCCCGGTTCTGGAACCGCACCCCGTCCGGACGGGCGGCCGCCGCCGCGGGCGAGCCGGTCGCGGCGGGCCTGACCCGCCCGATGAGCGGCCAGGAGCTGTGCGGCGACGCGTGGGCGGTGCGCCCGGCGGGCGGTCCGCCGCCACCGGCCGCCGACCGGCGCCCGGTGGCGGCGGCGCACCTGGACTGGGCGGTCCTGACCAACCGGGCGCCCAGGACCCACTCCCCCGCCGGCCCGCGCACCGAGGCCGCCCGCACCGAGGCCACCAGCACCGGGGCCGGCCCGGCCGGCGGCGACGGCCGCCGCGGCGGCGGTGGGGCGGGCGACGGGGCGTTCCTGCTGATGTTCTGCGACGGGCTGGGCCACGGCCCGCTGGCCGCCCGGGCCGCCGCGGAGGCCGTCGCCGCGTTCCACCGCACGTCCGCGCACCGGCCCGAGGAGGTGCTGGCCGAGCTGCACCGGGCGCTGCGCTCCGGCCGCGGCGGCGCGGTCGCCGTCGCGCTGGTCGAGCCGGCCGAGGCCCGGCTGGTGTTCTGCGGGGTCGGCAACGTCAGCGCGTTCGTGGTCGACCCGGTCGGCGGCACCCGGCGGGCGCTGCCGTCCTCCCCCGGCATCGTCGGCCACCAGCTGCCCACCGCGCACATCGTCCGGCAGCAGCTCGCGCCGGGCAGCGCGGTGGTGCTGCACTCGGACGGGCTGACCGACCGCTGGCGGGCCCCGGACGTACCCGGCCTGTTCTCCCACCTGCCCGTCACCGCCGCGGCGCTGCTGCTGCGCGAGGCGGGGGTGCGCCGGGACGACGCCGGCGTGCTGGTCGCGAAGGGGGCCTGGTGA